The Desmonostoc muscorum LEGE 12446 genome includes a region encoding these proteins:
- the glsA gene encoding glutaminase A, with amino-acid sequence MKRLDKLTTTELSAWVQQAKTQAERGQIPDRIPQLALANPDWFAVHICCKSGKTISFGDTACVFPLMSVIKTFSLLYLLEHFGTETVFSWVGVEPSDAPFNSLEQLVSDRGRPRNPMINSGAITLADKLPGKDPRVRTLLFCQWLNELAGCQVNLDEAMLTSVRLTRSTANEAIANYLAEIGHLENLETSLDTYEQICCLSGRVEDLALLGKLLACEYHRLKSQNRQIVNAVMSTCGLYEASAEFAVRIGLPMKSGIGGGLVAIVPSEGAIACYSPALDTIGNPIAGLVFLEALSQKLELSIFG; translated from the coding sequence TTGAAAAGACTTGATAAACTAACCACTACAGAATTATCAGCTTGGGTACAACAAGCCAAAACCCAAGCTGAACGCGGACAAATTCCCGATCGCATTCCCCAATTAGCTTTAGCCAATCCCGATTGGTTTGCAGTTCACATCTGCTGTAAATCAGGAAAAACCATCAGTTTTGGAGATACGGCTTGTGTGTTTCCGCTGATGAGTGTTATTAAAACATTTTCCCTGCTATATCTGCTAGAACATTTTGGCACAGAAACAGTTTTCAGCTGGGTTGGAGTGGAACCATCAGATGCACCCTTCAATTCTTTAGAACAATTAGTTAGCGATCGCGGCCGCCCCCGCAACCCCATGATTAATAGTGGGGCAATTACCCTCGCTGATAAGTTACCAGGAAAAGACCCTAGAGTTCGCACTCTTTTATTTTGTCAATGGTTGAATGAATTAGCAGGTTGTCAAGTAAATTTAGATGAAGCTATGTTGACTTCTGTGCGATTAACACGTTCAACAGCCAATGAAGCGATCGCCAATTATCTTGCCGAAATCGGACATCTCGAAAATTTGGAAACATCCCTTGACACATACGAACAAATATGCTGTTTATCGGGGCGAGTTGAAGATTTAGCTCTGTTAGGAAAACTCCTAGCTTGTGAATATCACCGTTTGAAATCACAAAATCGCCAAATTGTCAATGCTGTGATGTCAACTTGTGGACTTTATGAAGCTTCTGCCGAGTTTGCAGTTAGGATTGGTCTGCCGATGAAATCAGGCATTGGTGGTGGACTTGTAGCAATAGTACCAAGCGAGGGAGCGATCGCTTGTTACAGCCCCGCTTTAGATACAATTGGAAATCCAATAGCAGGGCTTGTTTTTCTTGAAGCTTTATCGCAAAAGTTAGAGTTGAGTATCTTCGGGTAA